In the Streptomyces sp. 3214.6 genome, CTGGTGCGGGCCGACGAGTCGGGGCTGCGGCAGGTACTGGGCAACCTGGTCGCCAACGTGCGCACCCACACGCCCGCCGAGGTGCCGGTGCGGCTCGGGGCGGAGCGCGTGGACGGGGTCGTACGGCTGTCGGTCGAGGACAAGGGGCCGGGGCTGGGCGCGGAGGACGCGGCGCGGGTGTTCGACCGCTTCTTCCGGGCCGGCGGCGGCGCGGGCAGCGGGCTGGGCCTGGCGATCGTGCAGGGCGTCGTCGAGGCCCACGGCGGCGAGGTGAGCGTGCGCACGGCACGCGGCGAGGGCCTGGAAGTAACGGTGGAACTGCCCACGCGCCCGAAGATCTGCCCCTGAGCGCCCACCGCCACCGGACGCGCTCCTAGACGTGGGTGGTCCCCAGGCCCGGGGGCGTGATCAGGGCCCAGACCGTCTTGCCGTGGCGGCCCCTGGTCCAGACGCCCCATGCGGCGGCGAGGTGCTCCACCAGGTGCAGGCCGCGGCCGTGTTCCTCCCCCTCGCCGACCAGCCGCACCCGCGGCTCCAGCCGGCCCTCGTCGGACACCTCTATGAGGCAGGAGCCGTCGCCGAGGGCGGTGACGGCCACCTCGAACTCCCGCTCCAGAAGCGGCCCGTGGCGTACGACGTTGGTGGCGAGCTCGGACACGACGAGGACGGCGTCGGCCAGCGCCGGGTCGTCCGGGCGGTGTCCCCAGGCGGCGAGATGCTCACGCACCCGGCGCCGGGCGAGGCCGACGGACGCCGGGTGCCGGGGCAGCCGGAAGGAGTTGCGTCGCGACACGTCTGCTCCTCACCCCGAACACACCTCCGTCACATGGTGCCCATCGGGTGCCTGCCCGGTGTCACGGGGGCGCATGCCCGGCGCGCGGGAGGATCCGTCAGATCCAGTCGAGCTTCCAGAGGCGGAACACGCCGTTGCCGTCCGCCAGATACTGGCCGCCGCCGACGTCCGCGCTGGTGACGACGTACTCCTTGCGCTGCCACAGCGGGATGACCGGCACGTCCTCGGCGATGGCCTGCTGGAGGCGGCGGAAGTCGTCGGCGACCCGGCTGCGGTCGGCGAACCGCTGGCTGTCGGCGATGTAGTTGTCGACGGCCTTGCTGCTGTAGCCGGTGTTCATCGTGGAGCCCGTGCCGACGAGCGGCGCCGCGAACGTGTCCGGGTCGGGATAGTCGGCGACCCAGCCGACGGCGTACGCGTCGAGTTTTCCGGTGGCCCACCGTTTCTGGAAGTCGGTCCACTCGTAACCCTTGACGTTCACCTTGAACAGGCCGCCGGCCTCCAGCTGCCGCTTGAGCTCCTGGGCCTCGCTTGCCGCGGCCCCGCTGCCCAGGCCGTAGCCGTAGGTGAAGCTCACCGGGATGCTGACGCCGGCCTTCTCCAAGAGCTTGCGGGCCTTCTCGGAGTTCTGGTTCGGGTAGGTGTCGAAGAAGGAGGTGCTGTGGCCGGTGATGCCGGTCGGGACGAGCGAGTACAGCGGCTCGACGGTCCCGTCGTACACGGTCGACGCCAGTTGGGCGCGGTCGATCAGCCAGGCCATCGCCTTGCGGACGTCCGTGTCGTGCAGCGGTGAGTCGGAGCGGGTGTTGAAGTACAGGTTGCGGGTCTCGGAGCTGTCGGCCTCGGTGACACGCTGGTCCGGGTCGCTGGCGTTGAGGGCGGCGAGGACCGCGGGCGGCAGCTGCCGGGTGGCGGCCTCGACGTCCTTGGCCTTCCAGGCCTTCTCCAGGGCGTCGGGGTCCGCGTAGTAGCGCAGCTCGATGGGCGCGCCGGTGGAGACGGCCCCCCTGTAGCGCGAGTTGGGCGACAGAAGGACCTTCTTGTCCTTCGTGTACCCCGTCAGCCGGTACGGGCCGGTGCCGTCGACGTCGCTGCCGGTGCGCAGCGCGTCCGCCGGGTAGCGGGTGTGATCCACGATGGAACCGGCTCCGGTGGCCACCTTGAACGGGAAGGTGGCGTCGGGCGCCGACAGGTGGAAGGTGACGGTCAGGCCGTGGGCGTCCACCGACTTCAGAGTGGAGAACAGGGACGAAGGACCGACATCCGAGTTGATCTTCTTGACCCGGTCGAAGGAGAACTTCACGTCCTCGGCCGTCACCTTGCCGCCGTCGGTGAAGGTGAGGTCGTTACGCAGCTCGCACGTGTACGTGACCAGGCCGCCCTCGGCGAAGGAACAGCTCTTGGCCGCGTCCGGCACGGGTGAGACGCCGCCCGGCTCGTACGTCAGCAGCGACTGGAAGACGTTGCTGAACAGGGCCCAGGAGCCGGCGTCGTAGGCGCCGGCCGGGTCGAGCGAGGTGACGGTGTCCGTCGTGCCGACCGTGATGGTCGCCTTGTCGTTCTCCTGCGACGGCAACAGCTGCCAGCCGCCCACTCCGACGACTGCGAGAACCAGCAGCGTCATGAGTATCCGCATGCGAACGGACCGCATGGTGATGCCCTGCCTCCCCAGGCCCGCAATTCGGGCCCAGTCAACAAAAAAAGTGCCACTCCCCTTGGCGGCGGGCTCACCTAATCACACGAGTTTCGCGTGGGGGAAGAGGATTCTGACGAGATGAGAAAGAACTTACCGACGTACTGTTTCCGCCGAGTTTCACAGCTTCTTCTCACCTTCTCGCTCATCCGCCTCAGGCCTGTTTCGAAGCCAGTTCGATGACCGTGATGTCGGACGGGGCGCCCACGCGCGTGGGCGGGCCCCAGGCGCCCGCGCCCCGGGACACGTACAGCTGGGTGTCGCCGTAGCGCTCCAGGCCCGCGACGGTCGGGTTGGCCGCCGCCGCGATGAAGTTGCCGGGCCACAGCTGGCCGCCGTGGGTGTGTCCGGAGAGCTGGAGGTCGACGCCGTGGTCGACGGCGTCGTGGATCTGGATCGGCTGGTGGGCGAGGAGGACGCACGCGCGCGTGGTGTCCCGGTCGCCGAGCGTCCGGGTGAAGTCGGGGCCGCGGCCCTCGCTCTCGCCCGCGATGTCGTTGACACCGGCCAGGTCGAACCAGGGAAGTTCGGTGCGGGCGTTCTCCAGGGGGTTCAGACCGAGCCGCCGCACCTCCCGGACCCACTGTTCGGCGCCGGAGAAGTACTCGTGGTTGCCGGTGACGAAGAAGCTGCCGTGACGGGCCCTCAGCTGCGCGAGTGGGGCGGCCGCCGGACCCAGGTCCTTCACGCTGCCGTCGACCAGATCGCCGACCACGGCGATGAGGTCCGGCTGCGTCGCGTTGATCGTGTCGACGACCTTCTGCGCGAAGCCCCTGCCGAGGATCGGGCCGAGGTGGATGTCGCTGACGACGGCGATCCGGTACCCGTGCGCGGCGCGCGGCAGCTTGGCGAGCGGGACGGTGACCCGTTTGACCCGGGGCCCGCGCAGGACGCCGTAACTCCCGTACCCGACCGTCCCCACGGCGGCCGCGGCGACCGCACCGCCGACGACGCGCGAGACGAAGACCCGGCGCGAGGACACCACCCCCACGGACTCCGCCTGCCCGGACTCCGGCTGCCCGAACTGGGGCCGACCGGACTCCGGCTGCCCGGCGGCGAGCTGCCCAGGCGCGGGCTGCTTCGGCTGCGCGGCGGCGGGCTGCCCTTGGGCGGGCGTCGCCGTCGGGACCGGATCCGGGTGTGGGCTCGGGGGCGGGGACGGGTCCGGGTGCGGGGTGGGTGTCTCGGCAGGCGGCGCTGTGCGGGCCCGGCTTTCCAGGAAGCGGTGGAGCAGCGGGCGTACGGCCTCGGCGGCGAGCACCCCCAGGAGCAGGTAGATCGACAGGGCCAGCCACAGGAAGCCCGGCCAGGCCAGGGTGCGCTGGAGCCAGAAGGGGGCGCCGGCGCGTTCGGCGACCAGGGCGCCGAACGCCAGGGCCCAGCCGCCCGCGATCAGCACGGCGCCGCCGCGACGCGCCCGGCCGGGGCCGTGGGTCGTGTCGCGGAACAGACGGCGCCACAGGTACCAGTTGGCCGCCACGAGCACCGCCAGCGCGAGCAGCGCGAAGACGATCACCATCGTCATGACGTCCGACGCAGTGCGCGCAGACCACGCAACCCGATGACCCCGACGACCGTCCCCAATACGAAGGAGACGACGGCCAGCGTCAGGTGCACCCAGAAGTACGCCGTCGGGTCGCCGTCGTCGAAGGCGAGCCCACTGCTGTCCTTGACCAGGTTTTTGACGAAAGTGACCCAGATGACCCAGCTCCACACCCCGAAGGCGAGCAGGAACCAGGAGACGGGGCGGCTGAGCTTCATGGGTT is a window encoding:
- a CDS encoding ATP-binding protein, whose amino-acid sequence is MSRRNSFRLPRHPASVGLARRRVREHLAAWGHRPDDPALADAVLVVSELATNVVRHGPLLEREFEVAVTALGDGSCLIEVSDEGRLEPRVRLVGEGEEHGRGLHLVEHLAAAWGVWTRGRHGKTVWALITPPGLGTTHV
- a CDS encoding ABC transporter substrate-binding protein, producing the protein MRILMTLLVLAVVGVGGWQLLPSQENDKATITVGTTDTVTSLDPAGAYDAGSWALFSNVFQSLLTYEPGGVSPVPDAAKSCSFAEGGLVTYTCELRNDLTFTDGGKVTAEDVKFSFDRVKKINSDVGPSSLFSTLKSVDAHGLTVTFHLSAPDATFPFKVATGAGSIVDHTRYPADALRTGSDVDGTGPYRLTGYTKDKKVLLSPNSRYRGAVSTGAPIELRYYADPDALEKAWKAKDVEAATRQLPPAVLAALNASDPDQRVTEADSSETRNLYFNTRSDSPLHDTDVRKAMAWLIDRAQLASTVYDGTVEPLYSLVPTGITGHSTSFFDTYPNQNSEKARKLLEKAGVSIPVSFTYGYGLGSGAAASEAQELKRQLEAGGLFKVNVKGYEWTDFQKRWATGKLDAYAVGWVADYPDPDTFAAPLVGTGSTMNTGYSSKAVDNYIADSQRFADRSRVADDFRRLQQAIAEDVPVIPLWQRKEYVVTSADVGGGQYLADGNGVFRLWKLDWI
- a CDS encoding metallophosphoesterase encodes the protein MVIVFALLALAVLVAANWYLWRRLFRDTTHGPGRARRGGAVLIAGGWALAFGALVAERAGAPFWLQRTLAWPGFLWLALSIYLLLGVLAAEAVRPLLHRFLESRARTAPPAETPTPHPDPSPPPSPHPDPVPTATPAQGQPAAAQPKQPAPGQLAAGQPESGRPQFGQPESGQAESVGVVSSRRVFVSRVVGGAVAAAAVGTVGYGSYGVLRGPRVKRVTVPLAKLPRAAHGYRIAVVSDIHLGPILGRGFAQKVVDTINATQPDLIAVVGDLVDGSVKDLGPAAAPLAQLRARHGSFFVTGNHEYFSGAEQWVREVRRLGLNPLENARTELPWFDLAGVNDIAGESEGRGPDFTRTLGDRDTTRACVLLAHQPIQIHDAVDHGVDLQLSGHTHGGQLWPGNFIAAAANPTVAGLERYGDTQLYVSRGAGAWGPPTRVGAPSDITVIELASKQA
- a CDS encoding SCO4848 family membrane protein: MKLSRPVSWFLLAFGVWSWVIWVTFVKNLVKDSSGLAFDDGDPTAYFWVHLTLAVVSFVLGTVVGVIGLRGLRALRRTS